The genomic region GTCGCGCACCTTGACGCCCGCGAACGGATTCGCCAGCAGGTAGCGCTGCTCGATCAGCCAGCGAAACAACGCGCCGAGCACCGACAGCGTGTATGCCGCCGAACGCGCGGACAGCGCGCCCGAGAACGGCCGCCAGTCGGGCGCACCGCGCGGCCGCACGGGCCCGACCCAGCGTTCGTGCGGGCTCGGGCGCCGCACGAATGCGCGATACGCGACCGCGTCCTCGGTCGTCAGCGACGACAGCGCGCGGCCGCGCTCGACGATCGCCCACAGGATCAGCCGCTCCGCCTCCTTCCGGTACGCACGCCGCGTCGCGGCCGATTCGTGCAGCGACAGCCACGCGTGCACGGCCGCGTAATCGTTGTCCGCATCGAGCGTGCTGGTCGCACGCGGCGCGCGGAACGTGCCGGCCGAGCCGTCGACCTCGTGCGGCAGCTTCAACTGCTCCCACGGCACGATGCTGCCGCGCGGCGTCGCCGCGATCAGCGCGCGCGCCCGTTCGGTCAGGTCCGGATGCGCGGCGAAAAACGCCTCGATGTGCCGCGCACCGGCCACGCCGAGGCCCGCGATCGCACGCCACCACTGGCGCCGGCGCGGAATCCGCACCGTGAGATCGGCGAGCGTCGCGATCCCGTGCGCCCGCAGCGCGGCGACCGCACGCGCGGGCAGCCACAGGCCGACGTCGTCGCTGATCTGCGGGACCGGCGCGCGCGCATGACGCAGCAGTCCGATCGCTTCGGCGGCCGCCTTCGCCTCCCGAATACGCTCACCGTCGGGATGACCGAGACGCTCCGCGAGATCGGGCCGGCCGACCTGTCGCGCGACGCGCACGAGGCGGCGGCGAATCCCGCCGATCACGCCGCGCGCCGAGCGCCCTTCGCCGAGACGATCGGGCAGGTAGCGTTCGACGGCCTGGCGCACGGTCATGCCCGCGTACCATGCGCGCAGCGCGGCCAGTTCGTCGGCGTCGGGATAGCCTGCGGGCGCAGGCGCGGAATCGGAGGAAGGCAGTGAGGCGAGGCGCGGTTTCATGGGCGCCAGTTTGACAGAAGCGCGCGCGGCCGGATACGTCGCGCGCGGCGTTCCGGGGGCGGCGGGCACCTCGGCCGGGCACTCCGGGAGCAGATCGCGGCCAAGATGATCGCGCTGGCGATTGCCGAGCTGGACGAAGGCCGCATCGACACCGCGCTCGACGCAGGCAATTTCTCGGGCGACCTGTTGAACGGCATCGGCTACGACCTCGTCAACGCCGGCCTGAAGATCGATCGTGCGATGGCGATGATCGATGCGCGCCTCGCGCCGTCACTCGATGACCCGTATGCGCTCGACGGCAAGGGCTGAGCGCTCCATCGCCTCGGTCGCGACGACGAAGCGCTGACGCGGTTCGACCGGCCGATTCAGGATTCAGGGAGCGACGCCGCGCAACGCGTCACTCCTCGCCTTTCGCGCCCGGATTGAGCATCACGACGAAACCGGCCACGCCGACGACCAGCGCGACCGCGCCGCCACGCAGCGCCATCGCGTTGTCGAACAATAGCCCCGTCACGACGGCCATCATCCCCACGAGCGAGACGAACACGGCGATCGCCGCGACGACGATCCGGGATTGGCGGCGTATCATCGCGTCCCCTCCGGGTTACGCGGCCGCAGCCGCTACGTCGGCATCGTCGCCGCGAATCAGCAGCACCGGGCACTTCGAGCCGCGCACGAAGCGCTCGGCGACGCTGCCGAGCAGCACGCGCCGGATGCCGCGCCGCCCGTGCGTGCCGACCACCGCGAGATCGATCCCGCCTTCCTTCACGTAGCGCTGCAGGCGTTCCGAGATGTCCTCGCCGATGCTCTCCGTCTCGACGAGTTCGGCCTCGCCTTTCGCACCGGCGAGCGCGATGACCTGTTCGGCTTCGCGCAGTACCTTGCGCCCGTCGTCGCGCATTTCCTCGACGAGCGCGTGCGGATCGAAACGGCCCGCGTAAGTGAACAGCACCGACTTGTCGACCACATACACGGCACTGACTTGCGCGTCGCCTGCCAGCGCGACCTTTACGGCCTCGGCAAGCGCCAGTTTCGACGAAGCGCTGCCGTCGACGGCCACCATGATCTTCTTGTACATGCAAACCTCGCTGGGGTGAATTGCCGCGCGGCTGGGTGCGCGCGGCCCTGTCACCATCATCGGCGGACGGCGGGTTCGAATGTTGACGGCGATCAAGCGAGCGACCATGCCGGCTGCGACCGGCCGACGCAGGGCGCGGCACGTGCGCCGGAGCCCGCACCCTTGTGCGTCTTCGCGTATGCGGCGCGCGATACGCGTGCTTGTCGAACCCGCCGGCGCGCGACGGAATCCGCCGGGCCCGCGGCGGCCGCGCGCCGCCCGTGCGCACCGGAATCGAGCGGCCACCATGCCGAAGGCGCTATCATCGGATGTGCGACTTTCGTCCGGCCCTTATTTGCCGGCCCACTTTCAACTCGCTCAACCGACATGACAACGACTACCGAACGCGTGGACGGCGCCGCCCAGCATCTCGTCGCCGCCCGCCATGCCGGCTCGCCCGGCCCGCTGCTGCCCGATGCTCTGCGCCCCGACGACATCGACACCGCGCTCGCGATCCAGCAGCGCGTGGCCGACCTGCTCGGCGAATCCGTCGGCGGATGGAAATGCGCGCTGCCGCCGCCCGACCGCGTGATCCTCGCACCGATCTTCGCGTCGACGATCCGCGAGGCCGATGCGCCGTACCGCGTCGTCGGCGGCCCGATCGTGC from Burkholderia cepacia ATCC 25416 harbors:
- a CDS encoding universal stress protein, yielding MYKKIMVAVDGSASSKLALAEAVKVALAGDAQVSAVYVVDKSVLFTYAGRFDPHALVEEMRDDGRKVLREAEQVIALAGAKGEAELVETESIGEDISERLQRYVKEGGIDLAVVGTHGRRGIRRVLLGSVAERFVRGSKCPVLLIRGDDADVAAAAA
- a CDS encoding DUF2964 family protein, whose product is MIRRQSRIVVAAIAVFVSLVGMMAVVTGLLFDNAMALRGGAVALVVGVAGFVVMLNPGAKGEE
- a CDS encoding site-specific integrase produces the protein MKPRLASLPSSDSAPAPAGYPDADELAALRAWYAGMTVRQAVERYLPDRLGEGRSARGVIGGIRRRLVRVARQVGRPDLAERLGHPDGERIREAKAAAEAIGLLRHARAPVPQISDDVGLWLPARAVAALRAHGIATLADLTVRIPRRRQWWRAIAGLGVAGARHIEAFFAAHPDLTERARALIAATPRGSIVPWEQLKLPHEVDGSAGTFRAPRATSTLDADNDYAAVHAWLSLHESAATRRAYRKEAERLILWAIVERGRALSSLTTEDAVAYRAFVRRPSPHERWVGPVRPRGAPDWRPFSGALSARSAAYTLSVLGALFRWLIEQRYLLANPFAGVKVRDTRGANALDTSHAFTEGEWLLVRTIADGIEFRTGTAAGAPQSGWTPAAAQRLRFILDFGYATGLRASELVGATLGGIETDAHGDAWLKVVGKGGKAARVALPPLARTALDRYLVARRLPVTPVRWRPDTPLIASLAEDGAAAITSVRLWKVMQRFFTQTADQVEADNPALAQKLRQASPHWMRHTHATHALARGAELTTVRDNLRHASISTTSIYLHGDDVKRARQMSSAFAADK